One region of uncultured Methanolobus sp. genomic DNA includes:
- a CDS encoding ArsR family transcriptional regulator, whose amino-acid sequence MTKTLQQIITIGEAISHPVRLKLLYLLSERERYIYDLSKDLDLSRQVIQLHLKRLENAGFVESDLRLEDNDNRAKKFYKLKEFNVEIRLKDLDEIFS is encoded by the coding sequence ATGACAAAAACACTTCAGCAAATAATAACTATCGGAGAGGCCATTTCTCATCCGGTCAGATTAAAGCTCTTGTATCTGCTTTCAGAAAGAGAGAGATACATTTATGATCTGTCAAAGGATCTTGATCTGTCACGTCAGGTTATCCAGCTTCACTTAAAGAGGCTGGAAAATGCCGGATTTGTTGAAAGTGATCTGAGGCTAGAGGATAATGATAATAGGGCTAAGAAGTTCTACAAACTGAAAGAATTTAATGTTGAAATTCGTCTCAAAGACCTGGATGAAATATTTAGTTAA